A single region of the Anaerostipes rhamnosivorans genome encodes:
- a CDS encoding BglG family transcription antiterminator: MERYNKRLIKILHFFLENEKRITGASIALSVGVSTRTVRNDIKELNRILEDHGAEITSEIGQGYKLVVADQRKFDVLKKQIQKEETSKPFQNIIPSDSEERVNYIISRLLLHSLNSGERIDFFDLEEELFVSTSTLKKDLRTIDGILKKHDLRISDTKKEGMRVVGQETKIRFCISEYIFNSQKVTGDLGNKFYKDIFSSEEVENLRVILMEAITDFNLRLTDIAFRNLLVHSLIMLKRFEKKRHVKYEENDIELFSGTKEFRCAQQIIHEIYRKLDVSLGDEVYYLTQHLISSQRFLIENLDGDYEYKEEIEEILKTIRQGTGIDLSDDNQLINGLAMHLSAALQRLRFDMNIRNEFLDSIKNLYPLAFELAVVAGEVIEKKHKLKAKESEIGFLAMHFGAALERKGLNQKQKPKKVVLVCIAGIATALLLKEKLQHKFGQYIEIIKSCPVQEVDQELVDSADLVLTTVELQEFQSEKIKKINLFLNDEDLNHLATVITDSGNQMKMIDYSSIFRKELFFTGMEFKDKQEILEFMTDAMVEKGYINGKIKKSIFKREEMATTELGSLVAIPHALFNDMEEAAVSVMVLKKPVIWENEKVQVILMLNIPQSKYDVWEIVFKNLYQFLIGNSGVAKFVKQPCYKQFIEDLLKQEEKLKEASRRI, translated from the coding sequence ATGGAGAGATACAACAAGAGATTGATCAAGATTCTTCATTTCTTTTTGGAAAACGAAAAAAGGATCACCGGGGCCAGCATTGCATTGTCTGTAGGAGTGTCCACAAGAACGGTGAGAAACGATATCAAGGAGCTGAACCGGATCCTGGAGGATCACGGGGCGGAGATCACATCAGAGATTGGACAGGGGTATAAGCTTGTGGTGGCAGATCAAAGAAAGTTTGATGTCCTCAAAAAGCAAATCCAGAAGGAGGAGACCTCGAAGCCATTTCAAAACATCATTCCGTCTGATTCAGAGGAGAGGGTGAACTATATCATTTCCAGGCTTCTGCTTCACTCCCTGAACAGCGGGGAGCGGATTGATTTCTTTGATCTGGAGGAAGAGCTGTTTGTGAGTACATCCACCCTGAAAAAAGATCTCAGGACCATAGACGGGATTCTGAAGAAACATGACCTCAGGATCAGTGACACAAAAAAAGAGGGGATGAGGGTTGTAGGACAGGAGACAAAGATCCGGTTCTGCATCTCCGAATATATATTCAACAGCCAAAAAGTCACAGGGGATCTGGGAAACAAGTTCTATAAAGATATTTTTTCATCTGAGGAGGTGGAGAATCTAAGGGTCATCCTGATGGAGGCGATCACGGACTTTAACTTGAGGCTTACTGATATCGCTTTCCGGAATCTTCTGGTTCACAGCCTGATCATGTTGAAGCGTTTTGAGAAAAAGCGCCATGTGAAATATGAAGAGAATGATATTGAGTTGTTTTCGGGAACGAAAGAATTCCGGTGCGCGCAGCAGATCATTCATGAGATTTATCGGAAACTGGATGTCTCTCTGGGGGATGAAGTCTATTATCTCACGCAGCATCTGATCTCCAGCCAGCGGTTTTTGATCGAGAATCTGGACGGAGACTATGAATATAAGGAAGAGATAGAAGAAATCCTTAAGACCATCCGCCAGGGGACCGGGATTGATCTATCGGATGACAATCAACTGATCAACGGGCTTGCCATGCATTTAAGCGCGGCGCTCCAGAGACTGCGTTTTGATATGAACATCAGGAACGAATTCCTGGACAGCATTAAAAACTTATATCCGTTGGCCTTTGAACTTGCCGTGGTGGCCGGGGAGGTCATTGAAAAGAAGCATAAGCTCAAGGCAAAGGAGTCGGAGATTGGTTTTTTGGCCATGCACTTTGGCGCGGCCCTGGAGAGAAAGGGGTTGAACCAGAAGCAAAAGCCCAAAAAGGTCGTCCTGGTCTGTATTGCGGGTATCGCCACAGCTCTTCTGCTGAAAGAAAAACTACAGCACAAGTTTGGCCAGTACATAGAGATCATCAAATCCTGTCCGGTACAGGAGGTAGACCAGGAGCTGGTCGACAGTGCGGATCTGGTGCTGACTACCGTGGAACTCCAGGAGTTCCAATCAGAAAAGATCAAAAAGATCAATCTGTTCCTAAATGACGAAGACCTGAATCATCTGGCTACCGTGATCACAGACAGCGGTAATCAAATGAAGATGATCGACTACAGCAGCATTTTCAGAAAAGAACTGTTCTTTACCGGTATGGAATTTAAGGACAAACAGGAGATCCTGGAGTTTATGACAGACGCCATGGTGGAGAAGGGATATATCAACGGAAAGATCAAAAAATCCATCTTTAAAAGGGAAGAGATGGCCACGACAGAGCTGGGAAGCCTGGTAGCGATCCCCCATGCCTTATTTAATGATATGGAGGAAGCGGCAGTCTCTGTCATGGTCTTAAAAAAACCGGTCATCTGGGAAAACGAAAAGGTGCAGGTGATCTTAATGCTGAACATTCCCCAGAGCAAATATGATGTCTGGGAAATTGTATTTAAGAATCTGTACCAGTTCCTGATCGGCAATTCCGGCGTGGCAAAGTTTGTGAAACAGCCGTGTTATAAACAATTTATTGAGGATCTGCTCAAGCAGGAAGAAAAGCTGAAGGAAGCATCAAGGAGGATATAA
- a CDS encoding PTS sugar transporter subunit IIA: protein MERLILNENNVKLQVEAKDWEEAVRIGAGILVSQGCARQSYVEGIIDAVKELGPYIIVAEGLAMPHTRPECGATDIGCSLVTLKEPVYFDGDEEPVRVLICFSAVDSESHLDILKMIVGFVEKGWIPAIAAMKEQSELFDFLEKNQDAE, encoded by the coding sequence GTGGAAAGGCTAATCTTAAATGAAAACAATGTGAAGTTGCAGGTGGAGGCAAAAGACTGGGAGGAGGCAGTGCGGATCGGGGCAGGAATCCTGGTCAGCCAGGGCTGCGCCAGACAGTCCTATGTGGAAGGGATCATAGATGCGGTCAAAGAGCTGGGTCCTTATATTATCGTGGCCGAGGGGCTGGCCATGCCGCACACCAGGCCGGAATGCGGAGCTACGGACATCGGCTGCAGCCTGGTTACTTTAAAAGAGCCTGTCTATTTTGATGGAGACGAGGAGCCGGTGAGGGTCCTGATCTGTTTTTCGGCAGTGGACAGCGAAAGCCATCTGGATATATTAAAAATGATCGTAGGGTTTGTAGAAAAAGGATGGATCCCGGCCATAGCGGCCATGAAGGAGCAGAGTGAGTTATTTGACTTCCTTGAGAAAAACCAGGATGCCGAATAA
- a CDS encoding PTS sugar transporter subunit IIB gives MVKILAVCGAGLGSSFACQMSTEAVLKDLGVEAQMDHTDISSVSGAHADIIMAAKNFEKQFERFTIDCPTIFLERLVDKNEIREKLVPVLKELGKL, from the coding sequence ATGGTAAAGATTTTGGCTGTATGCGGCGCAGGCCTGGGGAGCAGCTTTGCCTGCCAGATGAGTACGGAGGCGGTGTTAAAGGACCTGGGTGTAGAAGCACAGATGGACCACACAGACATTTCCAGCGTATCCGGAGCCCATGCGGATATCATCATGGCTGCAAAGAACTTTGAAAAACAGTTTGAGCGGTTTACGATCGACTGCCCGACCATATTTCTGGAACGGCTGGTGGACAAAAATGAAATCCGTGAAAAACTGGTACCTGTGTTAAAAGAACTTGGAAAACTATAA
- a CDS encoding PTS ascorbate transporter subunit IIC — translation MSVLNFIINNILTQAAVIIGLIACLGLVLQKKSVGTVLSGTMKTMLGFLVLSAGSTVIQGSLAFFGDIFNKAFGLKGLVASIEGINGQAMNQLGLGKEIAITLAGIFVVNIILARVTKFKYIFLTGQALLWEATLCMVFAYYVGLRGIPLILAGSVVGGLFATLMPAFAQPIVRKITGSDDIALGHFCTIGYMFTALIAKFTGDESKSSEDIKLPKSMEFLQDTYLSVMVVMIPFYLISAAFAGPAACAKYAGDTNYMVYAFLQSLQFVVGLYVLMSGVRMLLAEIVPAFQGISMKLVPNSKPALDCPVLFPYAPNSVILGFIFTTIGSIIGMFLTPVFGLPMILPGVMSNFFAGGTAGIFANQVGGRRGVMIGCIAHGIFIMILPALLSPMLGQIGFVNMTCTDVDTVVTGFFFMLIKSIAGIF, via the coding sequence ATGTCAGTATTGAATTTTATCATCAATAATATCCTGACACAGGCAGCTGTTATTATCGGCTTGATCGCGTGTCTGGGTCTGGTCCTGCAGAAGAAATCAGTGGGAACCGTCCTTTCGGGAACTATGAAAACCATGCTTGGATTCCTTGTGTTATCAGCGGGATCTACTGTAATCCAAGGATCCCTGGCATTCTTTGGGGATATCTTTAACAAAGCGTTCGGGTTGAAAGGCCTTGTCGCCTCCATTGAGGGAATCAACGGACAAGCCATGAACCAGCTGGGGCTTGGAAAAGAAATCGCCATCACACTGGCAGGTATCTTTGTTGTCAACATCATTCTGGCCAGGGTCACAAAGTTTAAATACATCTTCCTGACCGGACAGGCACTGCTCTGGGAAGCCACTCTCTGTATGGTATTTGCATACTATGTAGGACTTAGGGGAATTCCGCTGATCCTTGCAGGAAGTGTTGTGGGAGGACTGTTTGCTACCCTGATGCCGGCATTTGCCCAGCCGATCGTGCGCAAGATCACAGGAAGCGATGATATCGCTCTGGGACATTTCTGTACCATCGGATATATGTTCACTGCCCTGATCGCTAAATTTACCGGAGACGAATCAAAGTCATCAGAAGACATCAAGCTGCCAAAGAGTATGGAATTTTTACAGGATACCTACTTATCCGTCATGGTTGTCATGATTCCATTTTATCTGATCTCCGCAGCGTTTGCAGGACCAGCAGCCTGTGCCAAATATGCCGGAGACACCAACTACATGGTTTATGCATTTCTTCAATCCTTACAGTTTGTCGTAGGTCTTTATGTATTGATGTCCGGAGTCCGCATGCTGCTTGCCGAGATCGTGCCTGCATTCCAGGGTATCTCCATGAAGCTGGTTCCAAATTCAAAACCTGCACTGGACTGCCCGGTATTGTTCCCATACGCACCGAATTCCGTGATCTTAGGATTTATCTTTACAACCATTGGATCCATTATCGGAATGTTCCTGACACCTGTCTTCGGACTTCCAATGATCCTTCCGGGTGTCATGAGTAACTTCTTTGCTGGAGGTACCGCAGGAATCTTTGCCAATCAGGTGGGAGGCCGCAGGGGTGTTATGATCGGCTGTATTGCCCACGGTATCTTTATCATGATCCTGCCGGCACTGCTCTCACCGATGTTAGGACAGATAGGATTTGTCAACATGACATGTACTGACGTGGATACGGTCGTGACCGGATTCTTCTTCATGCTGATCAAGTCCATCGCAGGAATCTTCTAA
- a CDS encoding tetratricopeptide repeat protein, with amino-acid sequence MFFFNKKKKETAAPKEAQKVDKEELLKTAAQKETELENAKDEDRVQLLNELGSLYFQAEETDQAIFYYESSLKESKELGKAYTDLMKLYNKKRQEAQEAKDEEQVKLYMDKISELMTLSKDVIRGKA; translated from the coding sequence ATGTTCTTTTTCAATAAAAAGAAGAAGGAAACGGCTGCTCCCAAAGAGGCGCAGAAAGTAGACAAAGAGGAACTGTTAAAGACTGCTGCCCAAAAAGAGACAGAGCTTGAGAATGCCAAAGATGAAGACAGAGTACAGCTTCTCAATGAGCTTGGCTCCCTGTATTTCCAGGCAGAAGAGACAGATCAGGCGATCTTTTATTATGAGAGCAGCCTAAAGGAAAGCAAAGAATTAGGAAAAGCCTACACGGATCTTATGAAGCTTTATAACAAAAAGCGTCAGGAAGCCCAGGAGGCAAAGGACGAAGAACAAGTAAAACTGTATATGGATAAAATCTCAGAACTCATGACTTTATCCAAAGACGTCATTCGGGGAAAAGCATAA